Genomic DNA from Hordeum vulgare subsp. vulgare chromosome 2H, MorexV3_pseudomolecules_assembly, whole genome shotgun sequence:
GGCTTCGAAGTGATAGACGCGGCAAAGAAGAAGCTCGAGGAAAAATGTCCCGGTGTCGTCTCGTGCGCCGACATCGTCGCCTTCGCAGGCCGTGACGCTAGCAAGTTACTCAGCACCTACAAAATAAACTTCAACATGCCAGCCGGCCGCTACGACGGGTTCGTGTCCCTCAAAGACGAGACCCTCGCCAACCTGCCTCCACCCTTCGCCAACCTCGACACACTCACACAAATGTTCGCCAACAAGACACTCAGCCAAACCGACATGGTCGTGCTCTCGGGCGCGCACAGCATCGGCCGCTCGCACTGCTCCTCCTTCAGCAACCGTCTCCAGCCGTCGGCCAACGACAACTCCAACACGTCGATGGATGCCATGTTCGCTGGGAAGCTGACCCAGGACTGCACCGCCGGTAGTGATCCCATGGTGCCGCAGGACTACAAGACCGTCGACGTGTTGGACAGCCAGTACTACAGGAACGTGATCGATCGCAAAGTGCTCTTCACCTCTGACGCGGCGCTCATGACGTCGCTGCAGACGAAGAGCTTGGTGCAGGAGTACACTAAAGGGCTCATCGGAGATCTCAAGTGGTACAAACATTTCggagatgcaatggtgaagatggGAAATATCGAAGTGAAGGACAGCACCAAAGGTGAGATCAGAAAGATGTGCGGGCTTGTCAATTAACCCTACACCGGTTCATGGTCTCTTGATGGTGTTCAGTTCATGCTTTTTTCAATGTGCCTTCCGGTCTTCCTTTCTCCTTTATTTCAAACTAATTTTTTTGCTCGTTGattcatttcattcatttgtgttGTAATCCTTATTGTGCCACTGTACTCAATTACTGGCAATACTTTATACTGAGATTGATGAATCAATTTCGGTTTATTGTTATTTTGTATTGGGAATATATCTTCCCTGATGTACCATCCTTTCTTGTATGTGTTATCATTTAATACAAAGACATGATGCTGAGCTTAGCTAGAATGTGTATGGTCAATCGACCATGACTGGATGCATACGGTTGTTTTTCTTTTGGGAATGGGTAACAACAATTCTACTAAGAGCATCTCTGATAGATGTCCTATCCTATATCTAGTTTCTCGTGCTATAGGACATCTATTTTTGCATGTTAGGGCATCAAAAAAAATTCTGCTTTTCCAGATGCCCTATTTTACGGGACACATTCTAACAGATGCCCTATTTACACACATTTGATCAACattcaaacatttttttgaacttgatTTCAAACTTACGAACTACAAACCATCATCCGAACTCAATTTCATACCCTAAACTTGATTTCATAATCCTAAACTCGGTTCTACATAACTTAACTTGATTTGAACTCGAGTTCACAACGTACGACAATCAAACTCATCCGATGAATTGGATGATCCATCCGATGTCCAGTCAAAGGAGGAGGAGCTTAACTCGATCACCGTCTTAACCGTTGATGGTCCAGACTCgccgagcttcttcttcttctctatctcgcgCTTCCAGAAGAACTCGCGCTTGTATTGCACGTACTCGGGATGCTCCCGAGCAAACCGAGCCACTGCCTCGTCGTCGGTCTCAATCACCCTCgccagctcctccttcttcttcaccaaCTGGGTCTTCACCGGTTCTTCATCGGGGTCCCGACGAAGATGGCGTCCTGCGGGGAGGTGATGTCCGGGAAGTTGAGCTCCTCCCGGGGAACGCCGAGCCACCACCCAGCGACGTCGTACGCCCGAGCGTCCAAATTGGCGGTGTCGAAGGTGCCGAGGTAGTAGCACACGCTCTCGTGCTGAAGCTACACGCTCCACTGGCCCGACGGCCTCACCCGCATGCCCTTATAGAAGGAGCTCGCCTTCGTCTTCTTCGGCGGTGCCATGGCGGAGGCGATGGCTAGGGTTTGCATCCGGGGGTAGGGAGCGGCCGCGGATGGGTCGGAGCACGAGATCATGCTAGGAAGCACTAGAGCGGCGGCGACAGACCCGATTTGGGGGCAGGGGAGCTCGGGAGCGGCGGCGGCAACAGACGGGATTattgggcggcggctagggtttgcgggTGGCGGCGGGTGCGGGCGGCGACGGAAATGCGATTGGGGGACGGTGGCGTGTCGGAGGATGGCCGGATGTGAGCGGCGACGGCGGatttgatggggaacgtcgcatgggaaacaaaaaatttcctacgcgcacgaagacctatcatggtgatgtccatctacgagaggggattttccgatctacgtacccttgtagatcgcacagcagaagcgttaagaaacgcggttgatgtagtggaacgtcctcacgtccctcgatccgccccgcgaaccgtcccacgaaccgtcccgcgatccgtcccacgatccgctccgatctagtgccgaacggacggcacctccgcgttcagcacacgtacagctcgacgatgatctcgaccttcttgatccagcaagagagacggagaggtagatgagttctccggcagcgtgacggcgctccggaggttggtggtgatctaatctcagcagggctccgcccgagctccgcagaaacgcgatctagaggtaaaaccgtggaggtatgtggtcgggctgccgtggcaaaagttgtctcaaatcagccctaaaaccccactatatataggagggagggaggggaggaggcagcctcaaaacctaaaggtttggccaaaattggaggtggtggagtcctactccaatcctacttggagtaggattccagcttcccacttggaaactctttccaccttgtgttttttccttctcaaaccttatgggccttcgtgggaacttattccagcctactaggggctggtttatctcttcccatagcccatgagaccccttggggcgtgacacccctcctgatggtccccggcacccctcccggcactctgagtacactaccgatgagcccgaaacttttctggtaatgcacgaaaaccttccggtaaccaaatgaggtcatcctatatatcaattttcgtttccggaccattccgaaaaccctcgtgacgttcgtgatctcatccgggcctccgaacaacattcggtaaccaaccatataactcaaatacgcataaaacaacgtcgaaccttaagtacaccatgatctccatcaccaaagcaccggcacgatcttctgtcaccgacgccacaccatgatctccatcaatgtgtcaccatcggggttgtcgtgctactcatgctattactactaaagctacatcctagcaatatattaaacgcatctgcaagcacaaacgttagtttaaagacaactgtatggctcctgccggttgtcgtaccatcgacgtgcaagtcgatattaactattacaacatgataatctcatacatccaatatatcacatcacatcgttggctatatcacatcacaagcataccctgcaaaaacaagttagacgtcctctaattgttgttgcatgttttacgtggtgaccaagggtatctagtaggatcgcatcttacttacgcaaacaccacaacggagatatatgaattgctatttaacctcatccaaggacctcctcggtcaaatccgattaaactaaagtttgagaaactgacactcgccagtcatctttgagcaacggagttacttgtagcgatgaaaccagtctctcgtaagcgtacgagtaatgtcggtccgaggcgCTTCGATCCAATgaaaccgcggaatcaagaaaagactaaggagggcagaaaatcgtacatcgccgcccacaaaaaacttttgtgttctactcgagaagacatctatgcatgaacctagctcatgatgatactgttggggaacgtcgcatgggaaacaaaaaatttcctacgcgcacgaaaacctatcatggtgatgttcatctacgagggggatttcagatctacgtacccttgtagatcgcacagcagaagcgttaataaatgcggttgatgtagtggaacgtcctcacgtccttcgatccgccccgtgaaccgtcccacgaaccatcccgcgatccgtcccacgatctagtgtcgaacacacggcacctccgcattcagcacacgtacagctcgacgatgatcttggccttgttgatccagcaagagagacagagaggtagatgagttctccggcagggtgacggcactccggaggttggtggcgatctaatctcagcagggctccgcccgagctctgcagaaacgcgatctatagggaaaaccgtggaggtatgtggttgagctgtcgtggaaaagttgtctcaaatcagccctaaaacctccgtatatataggggggaggggaggggccttgccttggggctcaaggagccccaaggtgttcggccgatgggggggggggaggaggagtcctcctccaatcctagtccaactaggattggaaggtggagtccttcccttccttcccacttccccattttttctcctttgattttctatctccgtgcgcaggggcctctctgggcttgcccgccaacccactaagggctggtgcggcacccctaaggcctatgggcttccccggggtgggctccccccccccccccggtgaacatccggaacccattcgtcattcccggtacatttccggtaattccgaaaaccttccggtaatcaaatgaggccatcctat
This window encodes:
- the LOC123429619 gene encoding peroxidase 2-like, with product MARLVLVAVLAVLGSVACQASGYGYTYPNPTPIITGTPQPSPSPPPPATPPPSPTPTPEYPSPTSSAPATSPSVSPPTSSTPPPPSTLPPSPTATPVYPTPTPTTPAPPPASTPAPPPPATGLEVGYYDDKCPDAENIVLDAVRNTTAGVKAGLIRLFFHDCFVRGCDASVLLNKIAGKPEPEKLGIPNLSLRGFEVIDAAKKKLEEKCPGVVSCADIVAFAGRDASKLLSTYKINFNMPAGRYDGFVSLKDETLANLPPPFANLDTLTQMFANKTLSQTDMVVLSGAHSIGRSHCSSFSNRLQPSANDNSNTSMDAMFAGKLTQDCTAGSDPMVPQDYKTVDVLDSQYYRNVIDRKVLFTSDAALMTSLQTKSLVQEYTKGLIGDLKWYKHFGDAMVKMGNIEVKDSTKGEIRKMCGLVN